A region of the Dickeya chrysanthemi NCPPB 402 genome:
CGGCGGTTCTCCGCGCTTCCAGGTGTTTGGCGCCGATGCCATGCGCAGCCCACGCGGCCTGAAAGCCGTTGGTCCGTATGTGGTAACCAAGGCTATGGCTTCAGGTGTTTCCGCCTGTCTGGCGACGCCGTTCAAAATCCACGGCGTGAACTACTCCATCAGTTCTGCCTGTGCCACCTCTGCACACTGTATCGGTAACGCGGTTGAGCAGATTCAGATGGGCAAACAGGACATCGTGTTTGCCGGCGGCGGTGAAGAGCTGTGCTGGGAACTGGCATGTGAATTCGACGCGATGGGCGCGCTGTCCACTAAGTACAACGAGACGCCGGAACGCGCTTCCCGTACTTATGACGCGGATCGCGACGGTTTCGTTATCGCCGGCGGCGGCGGTATGGTGGTAGTGGAAGAGCTGGAACACGCGCTGGCACGCGGTGCGCACATCTACGCTGAAGTGGTCGGCTACGGCGCCACTTCCGACGGTGCCGACATGGTTGCGCCGTCAGGCGAAGGTGCAGCTCGCTGCATGAAGCTGGCGTTGCAGGATGTCGATACGCCGGTGGATTACATCAATACCCACGGCACTTCAACGCCGGTGGGCGATGTGAAAGAACTGTGGGCTATCCGTCAGGTGTTCGGCGACAACGTTCCGCCGATTTCCGCCACCAAAGCCATGACCGGCCACTCACTGGGGGCTGCAGGCGTGCAGGAAGCTATTTATACCCTGCTGATGTTGGAGCACGGTTTCATTGCGCCGAGCATCAACGTTGAAACGCCGGATGAACAGGCGCAGGGCATGAACATCGTTACCGAGCCGACTGAGCGTAACCTGACGACCGTGATGTCCAACGGCTTCGGGTTCGGCGGCACCAACGCCGTACTGGTGATGCGCAAATACGCGCAGTAACAGTAATCGGTAATTATGCAGAGAATACCGGGCTTGCCCGGTATTCTTTTATCTGACGCGCGTTGCCGTCAACCTGCCTTTCCCTGTGATTTCCACGCCTTACAGTAATACCCACATCAACAACGCCACCACCAGCATCGCTACCAGCGCCAGCCCGATCGGCTTATTCACCAGCGGCCGCCATTCCTGCGGCAACGCCATGATTAACGGGTTGATAAACGGCTGCAACGGCACGGTGGACGCTTCTTGTATTTGCTGGAGGCGCCGCCGGTAGAGAAAGGTCGCCACGTCGCTGATTTGTGACGGCGTAAGCGGCGTTTGCGGCGTGATATTCAGCGTATTGCGGGTGAAGTCCTGCAACAGTTGCTGCTCCTGCTGGTCGAGCGGCTGTCTGAGCGCCGCCTGCAAGGTACTCAGGGTTGGCGATGTGTGCTGTTGTAACAAAAGGCTTTGTGTATTGAGAAACTGGCTTAATACCTGAAAATTCTTCGCCGGAATCGGGTCGCCGGTTTTCAATCCTTGCATGTCCATCAACGTTTGCCAGACCTTGCCCGGCGATTCGCCGCTCAGCGCCACCAGTTTTGCCACCAGTTGATTAAGCTGATTGTGTTCCGCCGGCAGTAATGCCCGGTCCAGCAAGGCGTTTATTGACGGATTCGCGCCGGAGCCGCCCGGCACGACGCCGGCCTGTAATAAGGCGGCCAGTTGCTGAGACGTTGGCGGCAGCGGCGAGGGAAGGGGGGTGGCTGTGGGTGTTTGAGGAAACGGGATCGGTTGCCCGGTGGCGGTATTACCGAACGTCAGCGTTGGGGTGTTGCCGTTGGTCGATAACAGTGTGGCGGCCTGCGGTAACTGGCCGTTTTGCAACAACGCCACCACCAGTTTCAGTTGCGAGGGCGTCAGCGAGCTGAGCACGGTATGACCAAATTGCTGGCGAATGAAATCGCTGGCAACCTGACGGTTATTGCCCTGCGACAACATTGAGGTCAACTGTTGCAGCAACTGGCGGGTATCCTGCGAGCCTTGCACGGTTGCCAGCCGAGTCTGCAAGCTTTGCTCGGCCGCCGGGAATTGGCTGGCGAGCAGATCCGCGTTGTTTTTCGTCCCTAATTCAGCACGCACGGTGGCCCAGATTTCCGCAGGCTTGGCGCCGCTTAGGGTGGAAATCTGCGTCACCAGCTTTTCCAACGTAGTGCGCTGCGCCAGCGTCAACGGTAAATCATCCATCTGGGCGGCGGCTTTTGACAGCGTGGTTTCCAGCGGCTTTTCTCCCGGCAGGGAAACATTACCGGGGTTATTGATCGGTTGCATGTTGTGATCCTTACCCTAGACGCATGACGGGGTTGTCCTCCACCCGATGATGTTATCGCATCACACCGGCTCGACACACCTGGCGTCATCATAACAACGGCGCGCTATTACCGATAGTCGTTGACCTGCAACAGGTTAACATTCCGTTGCGTAGGGAAAAAAGGCGAGAAAATGCATGGTCGGGGAAAAGCGTGCGGATCACCGAGGGTAAAGCGGCGCGCGGATGACATCATCCGCGGCGCTCGCTTTATCGTAACGCAGTCAGGTACGAGGGACGGACTGCAACTGGGTACGGCGACGCCGCCAGTATTTCAGCATCGGCGGTACGACCAAAATCAGTACGGCCATGCTCAGTAATGTCTGGCTGATGCGGCCTTCCCACAGGATGGATAACCCGCCGTTACTGATGGACAAGGCGCGGCGCAGGTTCTGCTCCAGCATTTCTCCCAACACGAAACCGAGGATCAGCGGCGACATGGGAAAGTCCATTTTGCGCAGCAGGTATCCGAACACGCCCAGCCCGACCATCAGCAGCAGGTCAAAGGTGGTGCTGTGCACCGCGTAAACGCCGACGGCGGAAATCGCGGCAATCGCCGGCACCAGAAACCACATTGGAATGGCCAGCATACGGGTGAACAGGCCAATCATCGGCAGATTGAGCAATAGCAACATCAGGTTGCCGATCAGCATGGCGGCGATCAGCCCCCAGACGATGTCCGGCTGTTCGGTAAACATGGCCGGGCCCGGCGTAATGTTGTACAGCGTCAGCGCGCCCATCATCACGGCGGTGGTGCCGGAGCCGGGAACGCCCAGCGTCAGCATCGGAATAAACGAGCCGCAGGCTGAGGCGTTATTGGCGGCTTCCGGCGCGGCCACACCGCGGATGTCGCCTTTACCGAAACTGTCGCTGTTGCCGCTGATTTTTTTCTCCGTCATCCAGGCCATGGCGCTGGCGATAGTAGCGCCCGCACCCGGCAGTATCCCCACAAAGAACCCCAGCAGTGAGGAACGCAACGTCGCCCCGATGCACTGTATGCCTTCGCGAACGTTGAACAACATGCGCCCGGTGGCTTTGGTGACCTTTTGCCCGCTGCCGGTTTGCTCCAGCATCAACAGAATTTCGCTGACGGAAAACAGGCCGATAACCACCACCACGAATTGAATACCGTCCGACAGGTGGACGCTATCGAACGTGAAGCGATAAACACCGGTATTCGCATCCACGCCGACGGTGGCCATCGACAAGCCAATCAACGCCGCCAGGAAAGATTTCAGCGGGTTGTGGCTCATCATGCTGCCAAGGCAGGCGATGGCGAATACCATCAGGGCGAAATATTCCGCGGGGCCGAAAGCCAGCGACCAGTTAGCCAGCAAGGGCGCAAACAGAATGATGCCGGTAATCGCGATGCTGGAGCCGACGAATGAACTGACGGCGGAGATAGACAACGCCACGCCGGCTTTGCCCTGTTGCGCCATCGGGTAGCCATCAAGGGCCGTCATGATAGCGCCGGCATCGCCCGGTACATTCAACAAAATGGAAGAAATACGCCCGCCGTATTCGCAGCCGAGATAAACGGTGGCAAGCAGAATCAACGCGGATTCCGCCGGCAGTTTGAGTGCGAAGGCCAGCGGCATCAGAATCGCCACGCCGTTGATTGGGCCAAGGCCGGGCAGCAGCCCGACAATGGTGCCGATAAAACAGCCGATCAGCGCAATCATCAGATTTTGCGGGGTCATCGCTACCGCAAAACCCTGCATCAGAAAAGACCAGGTATCCATGAGTGAGTCTCCCGGTTAAAGCCACGCGCCGGCCGGCAGCGTAACGTCGAGCAATTTATCGAAGGCGTAAAACAGCGATACGCCCATGACCGCACCGGACAGCGCCGCCACCCACCACACGGCGCCAAACAGTATGCCGATGCCG
Encoded here:
- the flk gene encoding flagella biosynthesis regulator Flk, with the translated sequence MQPINNPGNVSLPGEKPLETTLSKAAAQMDDLPLTLAQRTTLEKLVTQISTLSGAKPAEIWATVRAELGTKNNADLLASQFPAAEQSLQTRLATVQGSQDTRQLLQQLTSMLSQGNNRQVASDFIRQQFGHTVLSSLTPSQLKLVVALLQNGQLPQAATLLSTNGNTPTLTFGNTATGQPIPFPQTPTATPLPSPLPPTSQQLAALLQAGVVPGGSGANPSINALLDRALLPAEHNQLNQLVAKLVALSGESPGKVWQTLMDMQGLKTGDPIPAKNFQVLSQFLNTQSLLLQQHTSPTLSTLQAALRQPLDQQEQQLLQDFTRNTLNITPQTPLTPSQISDVATFLYRRRLQQIQEASTVPLQPFINPLIMALPQEWRPLVNKPIGLALVAMLVVALLMWVLL
- the fabB gene encoding beta-ketoacyl-ACP synthase I; protein product: MKRAVITGLGILSSIGNNKEEVLASLREGRSGITFSQEMKDSGMRSHVWGNVKLDTAGLIERKIVRFMSDASIYAYLCMEEAIKDSGLSEETYQNNPRVGLIAGSGGGSPRFQVFGADAMRSPRGLKAVGPYVVTKAMASGVSACLATPFKIHGVNYSISSACATSAHCIGNAVEQIQMGKQDIVFAGGGEELCWELACEFDAMGALSTKYNETPERASRTYDADRDGFVIAGGGGMVVVEELEHALARGAHIYAEVVGYGATSDGADMVAPSGEGAARCMKLALQDVDTPVDYINTHGTSTPVGDVKELWAIRQVFGDNVPPISATKAMTGHSLGAAGVQEAIYTLLMLEHGFIAPSINVETPDEQAQGMNIVTEPTERNLTTVMSNGFGFGGTNAVLVMRKYAQ
- a CDS encoding tripartite tricarboxylate transporter permease, which gives rise to MDTWSFLMQGFAVAMTPQNLMIALIGCFIGTIVGLLPGLGPINGVAILMPLAFALKLPAESALILLATVYLGCEYGGRISSILLNVPGDAGAIMTALDGYPMAQQGKAGVALSISAVSSFVGSSIAITGIILFAPLLANWSLAFGPAEYFALMVFAIACLGSMMSHNPLKSFLAALIGLSMATVGVDANTGVYRFTFDSVHLSDGIQFVVVVIGLFSVSEILLMLEQTGSGQKVTKATGRMLFNVREGIQCIGATLRSSLLGFFVGILPGAGATIASAMAWMTEKKISGNSDSFGKGDIRGVAAPEAANNASACGSFIPMLTLGVPGSGTTAVMMGALTLYNITPGPAMFTEQPDIVWGLIAAMLIGNLMLLLLNLPMIGLFTRMLAIPMWFLVPAIAAISAVGVYAVHSTTFDLLLMVGLGVFGYLLRKMDFPMSPLILGFVLGEMLEQNLRRALSISNGGLSILWEGRISQTLLSMAVLILVVPPMLKYWRRRRTQLQSVPRT